The following is a genomic window from Brachyspira sp. SAP_772.
GGTATTAAAGGCAGTTAAAGATGCTGTTATTAAAAAGATTCCTATAGCAGACGGCGGTGAGGGTACGGTTGAGAGTGTRATTTATGCTGCGGGCGGAGAGTTTATAAAAGTTGATGTAAAAAACCCTTTRGGAAAAACTGTAAGTGCTAAGTATGGATTAATTAACAGYAGTCAGGCGGTTATAGAGATGGCTGAGGCTTCGGGTATTACTTTGGTTGATGAGAAAGAGAGAAACCCATTAAAATCTTCTACTTATGGAACGGGAGAGCTTATAAGAGATGCTATTAATAGRGGAGTTAAAGAGATACTTATTGGAATTGGGGGCAGTGCTACTAATGATTGCGGTATTGGTATGGCTAATGCTTTGGGGTATAGGTTTTTAGATGA
Proteins encoded in this region:
- a CDS encoding glycerate kinase, translating into MYKIVIIPDSFKGSASSLEVAECIERGVLKAVKDAVIKKIPIADGGEGTVESVIYAAGGEFIKVDVKNPLGKTVSAKYGLINSSQAVIEMAEASGITLVDEKERNPLKSSTYGTGELIRDAINRGVKEILIGIGGSATNDCGIGMANALGYRFLD